A genomic window from Deltaproteobacteria bacterium includes:
- a CDS encoding tripartite tricarboxylate transporter substrate-binding protein codes for MNRKSGTLTRVALFGLAAVLCAWLYPGAPAHGASSSFYEGKTVKIIVGLSPGGGFDTFARILARHLPLHIPGKPKFIVQNMPGAGSLVAANRVYAEQPGDGLTIVNFATGIVMQSLLGDPAAKFDPLKFMYLGDPSLPALPRVLWVRGDLPIRTLADLKNRKEPLAVGATGVGQSAAIMGEFERYLGLPVKVVFGYRGSSGILAALERKELEGMNLSLHFVQDRYGRFIENGTIRPLLAIGTGPGAEAPPGVATLKDLRISSGQRQMADFLIRSWSILRLYAVPPGTPSDRFEVLQEGFLKALASPKFISEAKRQGVRVSPRSGKDVSGIIRHMTDAPPDVVAQYKKFLGLVK; via the coding sequence ATGAACCGTAAGTCCGGAACACTGACCAGAGTCGCCCTGTTCGGTCTTGCAGCCGTCCTTTGCGCCTGGCTCTACCCTGGGGCACCGGCGCATGGGGCGTCCTCCTCGTTTTACGAGGGCAAGACCGTCAAGATCATCGTCGGGCTTAGTCCGGGAGGCGGCTTCGATACGTTCGCGCGGATATTGGCCCGCCACCTCCCGCTCCATATTCCGGGAAAGCCCAAGTTCATCGTGCAGAACATGCCGGGTGCCGGAAGCCTGGTGGCTGCCAACAGGGTCTACGCGGAACAACCCGGGGACGGGCTCACCATCGTCAACTTCGCCACCGGCATCGTGATGCAGTCTCTGTTGGGAGACCCCGCGGCCAAGTTCGACCCGTTGAAGTTCATGTACCTCGGCGACCCCTCGCTGCCGGCCCTGCCACGGGTCCTGTGGGTCCGGGGTGACCTGCCGATTCGCACGCTCGCGGATCTGAAGAACAGAAAAGAACCTCTTGCAGTCGGGGCAACGGGTGTCGGCCAGTCCGCCGCGATAATGGGGGAATTCGAACGTTACCTCGGACTTCCGGTCAAGGTGGTCTTCGGCTACAGGGGTTCCTCGGGTATCCTGGCGGCATTGGAACGCAAGGAGCTGGAGGGCATGAATCTCTCTCTCCATTTCGTCCAGGATCGCTACGGCCGCTTCATCGAAAACGGCACCATCCGGCCGTTGCTGGCCATCGGAACGGGCCCCGGCGCGGAAGCCCCGCCGGGAGTGGCGACCCTTAAGGATTTGAGAATCAGCTCCGGCCAGCGGCAGATGGCCGATTTTCTGATTCGGAGCTGGAGCATACTCCGGCTGTACGCGGTGCCGCCGGGCACACCGTCCGACCGGTTCGAAGTGTTGCAGGAAGGCTTTCTCAAGGCGCTGGCCAGCCCCAAGTTCATCAGCGAAGCCAAGCGGCAGGGCGTCAGGGTCTCGCCGCGCTCGGGGAAGGATGTCTCCGGGATCATCCGGCACATGACCGATGCTCCACCGGACGTCGTGGCACAGTACAAGAAGTTCCTTGGCTTGGTGAAGTAG